Genomic DNA from Shouchella patagoniensis:
ACACAGGCTTGCAAAAATGTTCGAAATAGATTTCTAGAAAATGGATCACTCATATTTTCCGGATGCCATTGTACACCTAATTGGAAAGTAGATTCAGTCGTTTCAATTGCTTCGATAACATTATCGTTGGTCCATGCAGAAACTTTAAATGTTGCCGGTACGCGACGAATTGCCTGATGGTGAAAACTATTTACATAAGCCTCTTCATTTTTCGCAATTTGTTTAATTAATGAATGTTCTGCTAAATAAATTTTATGACTACCATAAGAACGTGGAGCAAGCTGTTTATGTTGAATTAACGTTCCTTCATATTGCGCTTGTAAATCTTGAAACATGTCTCCACCCGCCGCTAGTGCTAATACTTGCATTCCACGACAAATTGCAAGAATTGGTTTCTTCAGATGAATTGCGGCTTTCGCTAATGCAAACTCAAATGCATCTCGCTCTGGCGTAATCCCACCAAGTGCAGGATGAGGATCTTCATTAAACAAGGCAGGATTGATATCACCACCTCCTGTGAGCAAAAGACCATCAAGAATGGAAACATAGCTATATGCCTTTTCCGGTTCGATGTTAGGTAAAATAAATGGTAAAGTGTCCATTTTATTAACCGCTGCTACGTTGTCCAATGCCGTACTTAATCTCCCTTTATCAACAATCGAGGACGTTATACCGATTGTTATGCTCATTGGCATCTCCACTCCCTTTTATTCTATTTATTACATTATGCATTTAGTTCATCTTAATTGCACTCATAAAGTTGACATTAATATCGGGTTTCGCTACGCTTTGGACGGAAGAAGATAACAAGAAAGGATTTTCACAAATGAAGCACATTGTAGTAATCGGGGGAGGAATTCTCGGAAGTTCTACCTCTTTTCATTTAGCCAACCAAGGCATGGCAGT
This window encodes:
- a CDS encoding gamma-glutamyl-gamma-aminobutyrate hydrolase family protein; translation: MSITIGITSSIVDKGRLSTALDNVAAVNKMDTLPFILPNIEPEKAYSYVSILDGLLLTGGGDINPALFNEDPHPALGGITPERDAFEFALAKAAIHLKKPILAICRGMQVLALAAGGDMFQDLQAQYEGTLIQHKQLAPRSYGSHKIYLAEHSLIKQIAKNEEAYVNSFHHQAIRRVPATFKVSAWTNDNVIEAIETTESTFQLGVQWHPENMSDPFSRNLFRTFLQACVSEKKT